The nucleotide sequence CGCTCAATCACGTGCCCCCTGATCTTTGATCGGGGCAGGACATGTGACTTCTAAAATGAACGATGCCCGAGCGTTTTTAGTCGCGCATGCGGCACTGTTGAGAAGAAAGCCGCAACGTCGGCGCATATGAGATGGGGCAGACCAATGAAAATTGACCGTAACTTCACCAAAGCAAAGACAGGCGCCTATGGTGAGCTTGAGTTCAAAACGACGACATCCGAGATCTGCAATCCTGATGGGACGATCGTGTTTAAACTTGACGATTGTGAAATTCCAACTGGTTGGAGCCAGGTGGCCTCTGATGTCATTGCGCAGAAGTATTTCCGGAAAGCCGGCGTGCCGTCTGAACTGAAACGCGTCAAAGAAAAGGGCGTGCCAGAGTTCCTGTGGCGCTCGGTACCGGCCAAAGATGCGACGTTCGGTGGTGAAACCTCAGCCAAGCAGGTTTTCGATCGTTTGGCTGGTGCCTGGACCTATTGGGGTTGGAAGGGCGGTTACTTCTCATCCGAAGAAGACGCGCGCGCCTATTTTGACGAGATGCGATACATGCTGGCGACGCAGCGGGCCGCCCCAAATAGCCCTCAGTGGTTCAACACAGGTCTGCACTGGGCCTACGGCATCGATGGCCCGGCCCAAGGCCACCACTATGTCGACTATCAGACAGGTGAGCTGACCAAATCCACCTCGTCTTATGAGCACCCGCAGCCACACGCCTGCTTTATTCAGTCCGTTGACGACGATCTGGTCAACGATGGCGGTATTATGGACCTCTGGGTCCGCGAAGCGCGTCTGTTCAAGTATGGCTCTGGTACGGGCACCAACTTTTCGTCTTTGCGCGGTGAGGGGGAGCCGTTGTCCGGTGGTGGCAAGTCCTCGGGCCTTATGGGTTTCCTGAAAATTGGTGACCGCGCTGCCGGTGCGATCAAATCCGGCGGCACGACGCGCCGTGCGGCCAAGATGGTGATCGTGGATGCCGACCACCCTGATATTCAGGAGTTTATCAACTGGAAGGTCATTGAAGAGCAGAAGGTGGCGTCTATCGTCGCGGGCTCCAAGATGCATGCGCGGTACCTGAACGCGATCTTTGCCGCGATCAAATCATGGGACGGGGAAGAGGTGTCTGCTTACGACCCCAAGACAAACGACACATTGGCCGCAGCCGTCAAAGACGCCAAAAAATCAGCGATTCCAGAGACTTACATCAAGCGCGTGTTGGACTATGCCAAGCAAGGTTACTCCAGCATTGAGTTCCCGACGTATGATACGGACTGGGATTCCGAAGCCTATTCCAGCGTTTCTGGTCAAAACTCCAACAACTCGATCCGTGTCACCGATGCCTTCCTGAAGGCTGTCGAAGATGATGCCGATTGGAAGCTGATCAACCGCAAGAACGGCGAGTGCGCCAAGATCATTAAGGCACGCGAATTGTGGGAGCAGGTCGGCCACGCCGCCTGGGCCTGTGCCGATCCGGGCATTCAGTACCATGATACCGTGAACGCATGGCACACATGCCCCGAAGACGGCGAGATTCGTGGCTCAAACCCTTGTTCTGAATACATGTTCCTCGATGACACGGCCTGTAACCTCGCATCGATGAATCTGCTGACCTTCTACAAGGATGGCGCGTTTCAGGCCGAAGACTACATGCACGCCACGCGTCTGTGGACCGTGACATTGGAAATCTCGGTCATGATGGCGCAGTTCCCCTCCAAGGAAATCGCGCAGCGGTCCTATGATTTCCGCACCCTTGGTCTGGGCTATGCCAACATCGGTGGCCTCTTGATGAACATGGGGCTGGGCTATGACAGTGACGAAGGCCGCGCGATGGGTGCTGCGTTGACTGCGATCATGTCGGGCGTGTCCTATGCGACCTCCGCTGAAATGGCGGGCGAGTTGGGCGCATTCCCGGGCTACAAGAAAAACAGCAAACACATGCTGCGTGTGGTCAAGAACCACCGTCAGGCAGCATTGGGCAAGGTCGACGGCTACGACAAGCTGGACGTGAAGCCGGTGCCTCTGGACCACGCAAACTGCCCGGATCAACGCTTGATCGCATTGGCCGTGGGCAGCTGGGACGAGGCGCTGAAGCTGGGCAAGAAGCACGGCTATCGCAACGCGCAGGTTTCTGTCATTGCGCCAACCGGCACCATCGGTCTGGTTATGGACTGCGATACAACAGGGATTGAGCCTGACTTTGCGCTGGTGAAGTTCAAGAAACTCGCCGGTGGTGGTTACTTCAAGATCATCAACCAGTCGGTGCCAGCAGCCCTTGAAAAGCTGGGTTATGGCTCGGCCCAGATCGAAGAGATCATTGCCTATGCGGTCGGTCACGGCTCCATCGGGCAGGCACCTGCGATCAACCACACCTCGCTGATCGGCCACGGTTTTGGTCAGGCGGAACTGGACAAGATCGAAGCAGCACTGGCCTCTGCCTTCGACATCCGCTTTGTCTTCAACCAGTGGACGCTGGGCGAGGATTTCTGCACCAAGACGCTGGGCATCCCAGCCGAAAAGCTGAACGACCCAACCTTCGATCTGCTGCGCCACCTCGGCTATGCCAAGCAGGACATTGATGCAGCCAACGATCACGTTTGCGGGACGATGACGCTGGAAGGCGCGCCATTCCTGAAGGAAGAGCACTACAACGTCTTTGACTGCGCCAACCCATGTGGCAAGAAAGGCAAGCGTTATCTGAGCGTGGACAGCCATATCTATATGATGGCCGCGGCACAGTCTTTCATCTCGGGTGCGATCTCCAAGACGATCAACATGCCGAATGATGCAACCATTGAGGATTGCCAGAAAGCTTACGAACTGAGCTGGTCCTTGGGTGTGAAGGCGAATGCGCTCTACCGTGACGGCTCCAAACTATCGCAGCCTTTGGCGGCGGCCTTGGTCGAAGATGACGAAGACGCGCAAGAGACGCTTGAAACCGGCACACCGCAGGAGAAAGCTGCTGTGCTTGCCGAGAAGGTCGTTGAAAAGATCATCGTGCAAGAGATTCGCAACCGCGAGCGTGAAAAGATGCCGCAGCGCCGGAAGGGATATACTCAGAAGGCCATCGTTGGCGGCCACAAAGTATATCTGCGCACCGGTGAATATGAAGATGGCTCCTTGGGCGAAATCTTCATCGATATGCACAAAGAGGGCGCTGGTTTCCGCGCCATGATGAACAACTTCGCCATCGCGGTGTCAGTTGGGCTGCAATATGGCGTGCCACTGGAAGAGTTTGTGGATGCCTTCACATTCACCAAGTTTGAACCTGCGGGCATGGTGCAGGGCAACGACAGCATCAAGAATGCGACGTCGATCCTTGATTACATCTTCCGCGAATTGGCCGTGTCCTACCTCGACCGCACTGATCTGGCGCATGTGAAGCCAGAGGGCGCATCATTCGACGATGTGGGCCGTGGTGAGGAAGAAGGCGTGTCAAACGTGCAGGCCCCAACCGAGAATGCGGCAACACGCTCTTTGGAAGTGCTCAAGCAAATCTCGTCCACCGGTTACCTGCGCAAGCGGATGCCGCAGGATCTGGTTGTTTTGCAGGGCGGTGCCGGTGCGACGGCACTGGCAACAGGTACGGATGCGGCCGCAGCGCTGCAAACACTGGTGCCGGAAGTCAGCGAGAGCATCGTGGCCACAGGAACCGCCACCACAATCTCGGCCCGCGATAAGGCCAAGATGCAGGGCTATGAGGGCGATCCTTGTGGCGAGTGCGGCAACTACACTTTGGTGCGCAATGGCACCTGTATGAAATGCAACACATGTGGTGCGACATCCGGGTGTAGTTAAAACGAGCTTCGGAGCGGGTGCGCTCGCTCTGACGCGGATTGGGCCGCAGGCAAATAAACCGAGCGGTACATAATGAGTGAGCCTGATCAGCGAAACTCAGGGAGGGCATTGCCCTCCCTTTTTTATGTCGGGTCGTTGCTCTATGTTGTTTCACTCTTTCAATGTTGTCCCTTGCCGTGCATGATTTTCGCAACAAAGGGACCGTACCATGACTGATTTTCTGTTGCTTGCTTTCATTTTCCTGATTGCAGGCGTTGTTGCGGTACCGATTGCGACACGGTTGGGTCTGGGATCGGTGCTAGGATATCTGATCGCGGGTATTGTG is from Yoonia sp. GPGPB17 and encodes:
- a CDS encoding vitamin B12-dependent ribonucleotide reductase → MKIDRNFTKAKTGAYGELEFKTTTSEICNPDGTIVFKLDDCEIPTGWSQVASDVIAQKYFRKAGVPSELKRVKEKGVPEFLWRSVPAKDATFGGETSAKQVFDRLAGAWTYWGWKGGYFSSEEDARAYFDEMRYMLATQRAAPNSPQWFNTGLHWAYGIDGPAQGHHYVDYQTGELTKSTSSYEHPQPHACFIQSVDDDLVNDGGIMDLWVREARLFKYGSGTGTNFSSLRGEGEPLSGGGKSSGLMGFLKIGDRAAGAIKSGGTTRRAAKMVIVDADHPDIQEFINWKVIEEQKVASIVAGSKMHARYLNAIFAAIKSWDGEEVSAYDPKTNDTLAAAVKDAKKSAIPETYIKRVLDYAKQGYSSIEFPTYDTDWDSEAYSSVSGQNSNNSIRVTDAFLKAVEDDADWKLINRKNGECAKIIKARELWEQVGHAAWACADPGIQYHDTVNAWHTCPEDGEIRGSNPCSEYMFLDDTACNLASMNLLTFYKDGAFQAEDYMHATRLWTVTLEISVMMAQFPSKEIAQRSYDFRTLGLGYANIGGLLMNMGLGYDSDEGRAMGAALTAIMSGVSYATSAEMAGELGAFPGYKKNSKHMLRVVKNHRQAALGKVDGYDKLDVKPVPLDHANCPDQRLIALAVGSWDEALKLGKKHGYRNAQVSVIAPTGTIGLVMDCDTTGIEPDFALVKFKKLAGGGYFKIINQSVPAALEKLGYGSAQIEEIIAYAVGHGSIGQAPAINHTSLIGHGFGQAELDKIEAALASAFDIRFVFNQWTLGEDFCTKTLGIPAEKLNDPTFDLLRHLGYAKQDIDAANDHVCGTMTLEGAPFLKEEHYNVFDCANPCGKKGKRYLSVDSHIYMMAAAQSFISGAISKTINMPNDATIEDCQKAYELSWSLGVKANALYRDGSKLSQPLAAALVEDDEDAQETLETGTPQEKAAVLAEKVVEKIIVQEIRNREREKMPQRRKGYTQKAIVGGHKVYLRTGEYEDGSLGEIFIDMHKEGAGFRAMMNNFAIAVSVGLQYGVPLEEFVDAFTFTKFEPAGMVQGNDSIKNATSILDYIFRELAVSYLDRTDLAHVKPEGASFDDVGRGEEEGVSNVQAPTENAATRSLEVLKQISSTGYLRKRMPQDLVVLQGGAGATALATGTDAAAALQTLVPEVSESIVATGTATTISARDKAKMQGYEGDPCGECGNYTLVRNGTCMKCNTCGATSGCS